The genomic segment NNNNNNNNNNNNNNNNNNNNNNNNNNNNNNNNNNNNNNNNNNNNNNNNNNNNNNNNNNtatatatatatatatatatatatagctagctagatagatagatagatagatagatagatagatagatagatacatacatacatacatacatacatacatacatacatacatacctatgtacatatgcgtatatgtatatatatataggttgaaaaaagattagagatctatccgaatcaaatttttatatataaaagacggtgatggaaatagcacagaagtaaatctaagacatttcaatttaagacgaaatttaacaaaaattatctttaaaaaatgattatataaagaaaagattacCCGTTTTCATGAATCACATCTTatgaaatatcagtaaaaatttatgaaaatttgaGGTagaaacagtttatcttctgtctaaGGGATATGTTCTTGTCCCCCAGACAGAAGATAAagtgtttttacttcaaattttcatAAACTcatactgatatttgataagatgagattcatcgaagccggtaatattttctttttataataatttttttttttaatagtttttattaaattccctcttaaattgaaatatcttagacttacttctgtgctatttccaccgccattttacatatatatatatatgtgtgtgtatgtatgtatgtatgtatgtatgtatgtacgtttgtttgtatgtatatatgtatgtatgcatatgtatatgtatatgtgtgtgtgtatgtatatgtgtgtgtgtatgtgtgcatgtatgtatatatatatatatttatatatatatatatatatacatatacatgtatgatgtgtgtgtgtgtgtgtgtgtgtgtgtgtgtgtgaagagcaAGGTAACAATTAACTTTATACGGTGCAGCAAAATTCGGAAGGAAACAGCGAAGCTGAGTCCTCTTTTAGCCACCAGGAGGATGACAGCCTGGAATCGGAAACAATGTAGGAAGATCGTCGTCGGCCTCAACTCAATAAGGAGCGAACGGCTTCAGAAAGTGGCATGTGTCATAGTCTTGTTGCAGGATGCCTAACTTATTATAACAATTTCATCTAAACTTGTGACATAACACACACCGATGACATCATGCGCATATTACGTATGTTACAGTTTTCATTTATTGGTGTCTGACTAGCCACGcgtttgaaactcagagtaccaaggattctgaatcaaactgtttccATCtttacatgtaactcccaatgaatatattgaatgcccttctttcgtttgtctactcattcgtatatatatatatatatatatatatgtgtgtgtgtgtgtgtgtgtgtgtgtgtgtgtgtgtgtgtgtgtgtgtgtgtgtgtgtgtgtgtgtgtgtgtatgtgtgtgtgtgtgtgtgtgtgtgtgtagacatacacgaacaagcaaacatacatacacatatccatagcATTACTACATTAATTATGTAATTCTTTCATTTGTCAATGTTCATTTTCATAAATAGATTAATGCCAACTTTGCCTTGATTCTACAAAATCTATACTTAAACCGTTCTCTTTCTGAATCAGTATTTTACCGAAATTTTCAAACTACATGGTGAgcaatttattttgaattgttttccCAGCAATGTACGTCGgggtttgttttgtcttttggtaacaaatatttttttagataAGTATATGCAAATTTTGCTGTCATAATTATGAACTAACTCTTAAATTCTTTACATGTCCGTTTGTCTGTGTATTTACGTTTATATGTAGTCtcactcgtatacatacacatatctatagatacatacacatttataaaatcacacacatttTGCATAtctttacatgtgtgcatacatatagattttatatagtaacatatgtatgtatatatatatatatatatatatatatatatNNNNNNNNNNNNNNNNNNNNNNNNNNNNNNNNNNNNNNNNNNNNNNNNNNNNNNNNNNNNNNNNNNNNNNNNNNNNNNNNNNNNNNNNNNNNNNNNNNNNNNNNNNNNNNNNNNNNNNNNNNNNNNNNNNNNNNNNNNNNNNNNNNNNNNNNNNNNNNNNNNNNNNNNNNNNNNNNNNNNNNNNNNNNNNNNNNNNNNNNNNNNNNNNNNNNNNNNNNNNNNNNNNNNNNNNNNNNNNNNNNNNNNNNNNNNNNNNNNNNNNNNNNNNNNNNNNNNNNNNNNNNNNNNNNNNNNNNNNNNNNNNNNNNNNNNNNNNNNNNNNNNNNNNNNNNNNNNNNNNNNNNNNNNNNNNNNNNNNNNNNNNNNNNNNNNNNNNNNNNNNNNNNNNNNNNNNNNNNNNNNNNNNNNNNNNNNNNNNNNNNNNNNNNNNNNNNNNNNNNNNNNNNNNNNNNNNNNNNNNNNNNNNNNNNNNNNNNNNNNNNNNNatatatatatatatatatatatatacatatacacccatacatacatgtgaaagtCCATgtagctatatctatatatatctgcttccccttctctatacacacatatacatacatatatatacacacatatatatggatatttgcatgtctatacatatatgtaaatgtgtaaatatatctatatgagtgtgtacattaatagatgtgtatatatgcataaataaggatatatattcatatacttatacatgcatatacacacactcaaacatacacacaaacacgtgcccatactgacagataaatagaaaaacCGTTCCTCcttcgcaaaaaaaaaagaagaatagtaATATTTTCCatacctttctttttccttcttctgttCTGTGAGTGCCGACGCAAAAGTACTTTCTGCAGactccattttatttttgtccaCACCTGATATTGTCAGTCTCATTTCAGCCAGGAGACATTGTTCTTGGAATTTTCGGTAAGTATTGGGAAGCGGAATATATTTTCTGTCTTCAGCAGTGAAATATTCAACAACTGTCTTTGAGTGAATTCATCCAGCAGAAAATTGAAGGaataaaaaagacattttttttttctgctttgcaAAAACGATTCACTTTATCTAAAANNNNNNNNNNNNNNNNNNNNNNNNNNNNNNNNNNNNNNNNNNNNNNNNNNNNNNNNNNNNNNNNNNNNNNNNNNNNNNNNNNNNNNNNNNNNNNNNNNNNNNNNNNNNNNNNNNNNNNNNNNNNNNNNNNNNNNNNNNNNNNNNNNNNNNNNNNNNNNNNNNNNNNNNNNNNNNNNNNNNNNNNNNNNNNNNNNNNNNNNNNNNNNNNNNNNNNNNNNNNNNNNNNNNNNNNNNNNNNNNNNNNNNNNNNNNNNNNNNNNNNNNNNNNNNNNNNNNNNNNNNNNNNNNNNNNNNNNNNNNNNNNNNNNNNNNNNNNNNNNNNNNNNNNNNNNNNNNNNNNNNNNNNNNNNNNNNNNNNNNNNNNNNNNNNNNNNNNNNNNNNNNNNNNNNNNNNNNNNNNNNNNNNNNNNNNNNNNNNNNNNNNNNNNNNNNNNNNNNNNNNNNNNNNNNNNNNNNNNNNNNNNNNNNNNNNNNNNNNNNNNNNNNNNNNNNNNNNNNNNNNNNNNNNNNNNNNNNNNNNNNNNNNNNNNNNNNNNNNNNNNNNNNNNNNNNNNNNNNNNNNNNNNNNNNNNNNNNNNNNNNNNNNNNNNNNNNNNNNNNNNNNNNNNNNNNNNNNNNNNNNNNNNNNNNNNNNNNNNNNNNNNNNNNNNNNNNNNNNNNNNNNNNNNNNNNNNNNNNNNNNNNNNNNNNNNNNNNNNNNNNNNNNNNNNNNNNNNNNNNNNNNNNNNNNNNNNNNNNNNNNNNNNNNNNNNNNNNNNNNNNNNNNNNNNNNNNNNNNNNNNNNNNNNNNNNNNNNNNNNNNNNNNNNNNNNNNNNNNNNNNNNNNNNNNNNNNNNNNNNNNNNNNNNNNNNNNNNNNNNNNNNNNNNNNNNNNNNNNNNNNNNNNNNNNNNNNNNNNNNNNNNNNNNNNNNNNNNNNNNNNNNNNNNNNNNNNNNNNNNNNNNNNNNNNNNNNNNNNNNNNNNNNNNNNNNNNNNNNNNNNNNNNNNNNNNNNNNNNNNNNNNNNNNNNNNNNNNNNNNNNNNNNNNNNNNNNNNNNNNNNNNNNNNNNNNNNNNNNNNNNNNNNNNNNNNNNNNNNNNNNNNNNNNNNNNtcaacatcagcaacagggtcttgatgtatgtatgtatgtatgtatgtatgtatgtatgtatgtatgtatgcatgcatgcatgtatgtatgtatgtatgtatgtgggagaatatacgaaaaaacaacagacgaggacaggtggtgtaaataacaaaaggatgtattagtatgacgctcgggaatacggaaagtctttgacgtttcgagctacgctcttcaacagaaagaatacggagacaaggagaaaaacacggagaaaaaaaattgaatagtgttcagtcaacggtcaatcataataatgtatgtatgtatgtatgtatgtatgtatgtatgtatgtatgtatgtatgtatgttttatgtttgtattctcatgcatgcagttacatatgtagacatgctcacatatatttaaatgataaacttctggaaagctttacagatttttatagttccagtgatggactggatctgtagtcttcgaattagattactcctttctggttttgagaagcctaatttctcaagattggtatttaagcagtatgtatgtatgtatgtatgaagtcacttggaatggttccagaagatatagaaaccctcGCTTCAGATGAAGTTgaatggcgaacaaaagtgtggaatggaatgaaagcgtttgaagaggccaggataacgcaagcaagactcaaaagatatttaaggaagaatgtaaagatcgagaaggtgaatgacaaggacctttttgtgtgcacaatctgtgacagaccatgcctgtctttggctggcctcaaatctcacctgcgaacccatggaaaacaaacttcaaccaactattctgactatatgtctgtgcacacgtttgaatctggtgtatgccagaaggcttgcaaatccaatgggggtcttaaaagacatgttaagatccacaatgaACAGAACATACCTGCAGGTATCggtagttcaaatcagaggtgcaatctgtgtggttgttttttcagaacattgtctggtttaaaaagccacatcagacaccatgaaggggctaaggtgtaggtacaggaggtggtcaaattctgtgtaaggagtagacaaccaccatgtatgtatgtatatatgtgtatgggggtTAAATAGTTAGCACTCTtggcaaacatttgatcactataaacatatCATCTGTGCAGATTGCTCAGAACTAAAGAAAATTCGGAACTCTAATTTAGCCTTTTACGACAGGGAAGTctgcaatgtgtgtatgtatgtttgtatgtttgtatttatatatgtatgtgatcttttgtactctaggcacaaggccctaaaaattttgggggaggggctagtgtcttagattgaccccagtacgcaactggtacttaatctaacaaccacgaaaggatgaaaggcgaagtcgacctcggcggaatttgaactcagaacgtagcgacagacgaaataccgctaagcatttcgcccggcgtgctaacgtttcttatttctttattgcccacaaggggctaaacatagaggggacaaacaaggacagacaaagggattaagtcgattacatcgatcccagtgcataactggtatttaatttatcaactccgaaaggatgaaaggcaaagtcgatctctgcggaatttgaactcagaacgtaacggcagacgaaataccgctaagcatttcgcccggcgtcctaacgtttctgccagctcgccgactttatgtatgtaatgtgtgtgtgtggtatgtatgcaagtgtgtgtgtgtgtgtgcatgtatgaccaTTTATGCATGTCATCCTATTGTACTGCGTACAATTTAAGTTCATTGACCGTGTCAAAAGTCAAATGTGTCAACAGAGAATTTATGATAATCGATATTGCCAACTGTTACAACAGGAAACAACAGGATAGCCCCAACTAAATGAAACTAAgttcatatatattgaaaaataatgcGTCGATTTTTAAACGCGCGTGATCTAACTGATATGACTCACGTGACATCTAGTCACCATTAATTTTCATAAATACTCGCCTAATATTACAGCAGTGCATCACAGGGTAAAAAGTTTGCTTAATTTTTTCGCTATGAAAATATCGACTTTCTTTAGATGGATTGTGACAATTTATGGtttatttttaattgcttttGGTTATTATTGTCTAATTAAACAAAAATGGCAATTAGAACAAAAGCATGCAAATGACAATCGGCTTATTTTTCGGAGGATAAATATTAACACATCAAAAAAGCGAACCAGTGATTTGGATAAAACAAGATACAAAATCGACTGGCACGATTACCAAAAAATCTTATTGGATTCCTTTAGGGAAGGACCTGGAGAACAAGGTAGACCCGTGGTGCTCAGTGCcgcagaaagaataaaagaagaacagTTGTTTGCAGTGAATGGATTTAATGGTGCGGTCAGTGATAAAATATCACTATATCGTTCTTTGAGAGACATTCGCCATCCGGATTGCAAGCATAAGAAATATCTGAAGAACTTACCAAAGGTGAGTGTTATAATTCCGTTTTATAATGAACACTGGACTACATTGCTTCGCACTATATATGGAGTTTTGTGGAGGTCACCTCCAGAACTGATACAAGAGATCATTCTGGTGGATGATTTCAGCACCAAAGATCATAATAAAGAACCCTTGAGCGATTACGTGAAAGAAAACTTCAAGAAGGTCAAATTAATTCGCAACTCTAAACGGGAGGGTTTGATACGGTCCCGACTTCAAGGGGCTGAAACAGCAAAAGCTGAAGTAATAGTGTTCCTCGACTCTCATGTGGAACCATCTGTGAATTGGCTTCCTCCTTTACTAGAACCAATTGTGTTCAATGagaaaactgttgtatgtccgtttattgatgttattgatcACACCACGTTTTCACAGATTGCTCAGGATGAAGGAGCACGTGGAGCGTTTGACTGGAATCTTAACTACAAACGTTTACCACGTCTAAAGGGAGATCAAATAGATCCCACTGAAACGTTTGAGAGCCCTGTGATGGCCGGTGGGTTGTTTGCAATGAATAAAGCATGGTTTTGGACATTAGGTGGTTATGACCCACATCTGGATATTCGTGGAGCTGAACAGTTTGAAATTTCGTTTAAGATTTGGTTATGTGGTGGTCAAATACTTGACGCGCCTTGCTCAAGAGTTGCTCATATATATCGCGAATTTATTCCTTATTCTTCAAGTGTAAAGGCGTATGGTGATTATCTGTCACGGAATCACAAGAGAGTAGTTGAAGTCTGGATGGATGAATATAAGCAATACGCTTATAAAATGAAACCGAGTTTTAAGCGTGTGGATGCAGGAAATATTTCACAACAACTGGCTCTTCGCAAAAAGCTTCGCTGCAAATCATTCAGGTGGTTTCTTGAGGAAGTTGCTTTTGATGTTGTTCAATATTATCCGATCGATGAAGGAAAATAGAACGATACATAGACAGGAATTTGAATCATGATAATTTTTTCATTGAGAGGAAGTTTTtgcaaaaagaaagaacaaaaattaaataaatattaaaccgTTTCGTTCGACTGAGAAATACATTAAttagaaacatgaaaaatattaatgatgaaataaaagtttGAAACTTAATTAGACATGATACCAATTAGGGTCAGAAGAGATGACTATATGTTTATCAGAATGGAAAAATGTATTCTTTAACATGAGACAATTCTCAGAGAGATTtctattcttgtttatgtttcttttttattttattcttttgttgcttttgtttcgtTTGTGATTGCGACATCAAGAAATCTGTTCCAAAAATTACGTAACAAAGAAGAATTGCCCAACCAATGTCTGGACAGTGAACCATTCGTTTATCGTACATTCTTCAACTCTTTCACTCTTTAGAATTGTTCAGTCGTGTGTGACGGTTAGTAGCCGAATATCTCAATAGGAAATGCTAaattcgtcatcttcatcatcatcatcatcatcatcattatcatcattatcatcatcatattcgtcatcgtcgtcgttgtcgtcaccaCAACTCTTTtcacgacgaccacgaccaccacgaccaccacgaccaccaccgctaCTTGAGTCAGCACCACTATTACTACAGCCATgacatcacaaccacaaccataaccaccaacataattataaaaacacgGTTACAGAATAGAAAACAGAATACTGGAAGACAGTTGACTCTaacctaaataaataaacaaataaaataaaagctcaatataaaataatttacagaATCAAGTTTAACAGCTACGTCACACCGCATATGATTATTATAACAAGTTGAGCTAAGACTCATACACGCCAATGaaatacatttactcttttacttgtttcagtcatttgactgcggccatgctggagtaccgcctttagtcaggcaaatcgacctcaggacttattctttttggaagcctagtactcattctatcggtctctttttgccgaaccgctaagttacggggatgtaaacacaccaccatcggttattaagcgatgttggggggacaaacacagacacacaaacatacacaNNNNNNNNNNNNNNNNNNNNNNNNNNNNNNNNNNNNNNNNNNNNNNNNNNNNNNNNNNNNNNNNNNNNNNNNNNNNNNNNNNNNNNNNNNNNNNNNNNNNNNNNNNNNNNNNNNNNNNNNNNNNNNNNNNNNNNNNNNNNNNNNNNNNNNNNNNNNNNNNNNNNNNNNNNNNNNNNNNNNNNNNNNNNNNacatatttgttttgcaagatttttgatgtgaaatcgtgtgttgaaacagatgttgttgtacttggctaaactggcaatatgaccatccccaagtacaacaatatatatatatatatatatatatatacatatatacgacgggcttctttcagtttccgtctaccaaattcactcacaaggctttggtcggcccgaggctatagtagaaggctatagtagaagtctatagtagaagacacttgcccaaggtgccacgcagtggggatgaacccggaaccatgtggttggtaagctacctacctaccacacagccactcctgcgtttcCAAAATATACCACCAAGACGCACATAAAAGAAGGCAACATTAGTACATTCTACTAAGACCACAACTTGATTATTTCCTTGCGTCTTGCACAAGAAAACCAATTAAATTATCTAAGAATACGAAAGTCTCAGATAAACGTTACGTGATTATACAAAAACAATTACTTCAGGTCTAAAGGAGGTTTGCACTCACCAATAAATTCTGAACTCTCGAAGCAAACCAGATTGTCGTTCAACTAGCTAGAAATTTCTTTCTAGGCATACTCTACAATCTTATGGAAAGGAAGGAGACATTGGACAGTGTCGTATTGAGTACATATAAAACGATTGAGTAGTCAAGGTTAGATAGAGCCCTTTTGGTCATAGATCCTACGTGATCAGGGATTAACTGGAGATAGTCAACAATTCACGTCAGTGTCAAACGACCCAGAATCTGGAAACTGGGAACAATTTTAAAACCAATCAACGCGGGATCACACAAGATAATCACCTTTCAATGCAAACCTTAAACAGTCCACGAGAAATTCGATTATGCTATCACCAAATTACATCTGAACATTAGCTGGACTAGTCCAGCTCCCAttaactctctatatatatatttatcattaccaacactactacaaccaacaaaattgcccccacgtggactattgacaccagtaaggaacaattatgaactcttcatttaatttcatttttttaaatatgtatttttgataaggttcgtttttaaAAGAAccgaaatatgttaaaaatatctctgacaaaattttaaattagaattcatttttaatatattggcgttttcaaacttcttttttataaatatatacccactcgtatgccacctacactttttttatctatctatatatatatatataatataaaagtgaagaGAGTAAAGAAATTGAGCGTTCaaactttatgtttatttccaGCTGGAATAAAAGTCCGGCACGTGTTTCGATCGCACCAAtcgcatattgttgcatattcgTATCCAGcgatttataaatgcatatatctcggcatatgaatatgtaataaTATGCGACTGGTGCGATCGAAACACATGTCGGACGTTTATTCTAATTGATAATAAACATGAAGACTGaattttcaaattcttcattctcctcATTTTGATATTGTCTTTTTTAGACTCTAAGTAGCCAAGAAATAAATTGGTACATCGGATGAGAGCTGACGGTAGATTACCAAAAAAACGCACCATGGGAAGGTACACAAATATTGCTCTGAACTGAGTGGGAACGCTTAACACTCTTGTTCAAGAATATAAGGAcgcagatagtgtgtcgtataggCAGCTGTAGACGGTGTTatctggggctaaataacagtagcaatcGTCCTAACCAGGACAGCCACatcatgttggcaaataatctttactcgagagtactgttactgaatgcctctcgttcagagatttagagataataattttatatatgtatgtgtatatgtatatatatatatatatatatatatgtgtgtgtgtgtgtgtgtgtgtgtgtgtgtgtgtgtgtgtgtgtgtgtgtgtNNNNNNNNNNNNNNNNNNNNNNNNNNNNNNNNNNNNNNNNNNNNNNNNNNNNNNNNNNNNNNNNNNNNNNNNNNNNNNNNNNNNNNNNNNNNNNNNNNNNNNNNNNNNNNNNNNNNNNNNNNNNNNNNNNNNNNNNNNNNNNNNNNNNNNNNNNNNNNNNNNNNNNNNNNNNNNNNNNNNNNNNNNNNNNNNNNNNNNNNNNNNNNNNNNNNNNNNNNNNNNNNNNNNNNNNNNNNNNNNNNNNNNNNNNNNNNNNNNNNNNNNNNNNNNNNNNNNNNNNNNNNNNNNNNNNNNNNNNNNNNNNNNNNNNNNNNNNNNNNNNNNNNNNNNNNNNNNNNNNNNNNNNNNNNNNNNNNNNNNNNNNNNNNNNNNNNNNNNNNNNNNNNNNNNNNNNNNNNNNNNNNNNNNNNNNNNNNNNNNNNNNNNNNNNNNNNNNNNNNNNNNNNNNNNNNNNNNNNNNNNNNNNNNNNNNNNNNNNNNNNNNNNNNNNNNNNNNNNNNNNNNNNNNNNNNNNNNNNNNNNNNNNNNNNNNNNNNNNNNNNNNNNNNNNNNNNNNNNNNNNNNNNNNNNNNNNNNNNNNNNNNNNNNNNNNNNNNNNNNNNNNNNNNNNNNNNNNNNNNNNNNNNNNNNNNNNNNNNNNNNNNNNNNNNNNNNNNNNNNNNNNNNNNNNNNNNNNNNNNNNNNNNNNNNNNNNNNNNNNNNNNNNNNNNNNNNNNNNNNNNNNNNNNNNNNNNNNNNNNNNNNNNNNNNNNNNNNNNNNNNNNNNNNNNNNNNNNNNNNNNNNNNNNNNNNNNNNNNNNNNNNNNNNNNNNNNNNNNNNNNNNNNNNNNNNNNNNNNNNNNNNNNNNNNNNNNNNNNNNNNNNNNNNNNNNNNNNNNNNNNNNNNNNNNNNNNNNNNNNNNNNNNNNNNNNNNNNNNNNNNNNNNNNNNNNNNNNNNNNNNNNNNNNNNNNNNNNNNNNNNNNNNNNNNNNNNNNNNNNNNNNNNNNNNNNNNNNNNNNNNNNNNNNNNNNNNNNNNNNNNNNNNNNNNNNNNNNNNNNNNNNNNNNNNNNNNNNNNNNNNNNNNNNNNNNNNNNNNNNNNNNNNNNNNNNNNNNNNNNNNNNNNNNNNNNNNNNNNNNNNNNNNNNNNNNNNNNNNNNNNNNNNNNNNNNNNNNNNNNNNNNNNNNNNNNNNNNNNNNNNNNNNNNNNNNNNNNNNNNNNNNNNNNNNNNNNNNNNNNNNNNNNNNNNNNNNNNNNNNNNNNNNNNNNNNNNNNNNNNNNNNNNNNNNNNNNNNNNNNNNNNNNNNNNNNNNNNNNNNNNNNNNNNNNNNNNNNNNNNNNNNNNNNNNNNNNNNNNNNNNNNNNNNNNNNNNNNNNNNNNNNNNNNNNNNNNNNNNNNNNNNNNNNNNNNNNNNNNNNNNNNNNNNNNNNNNNNNNNNNNNNNNNNNNNNNNNNNNNNNNNNNNNNNNNNNNNNNNN from the Octopus bimaculoides isolate UCB-OBI-ISO-001 chromosome 11, ASM119413v2, whole genome shotgun sequence genome contains:
- the LOC106870590 gene encoding polypeptide N-acetylgalactosaminyltransferase 10-like, coding for MKISTFFRWIVTIYGLFLIAFGYYCLIKQKWQLEQKHANDNRLIFRRININTSKKRTSDLDKTRYKIDWHDYQKILLDSFREGPGEQGRPVVLSAAERIKEEQLFAVNGFNGAVSDKISLYRSLRDIRHPDCKHKKYLKNLPKVSVIIPFYNEHWTTLLRTIYGVLWRSPPELIQEIILVDDFSTKDHNKEPLSDYVKENFKKVKLIRNSKREGLIRSRLQGAETAKAEVIVFLDSHVEPSVNWLPPLLEPIVFNEKTVVCPFIDVIDHTTFSQIAQDEGARGAFDWNLNYKRLPRLKGDQIDPTETFESPVMAGGLFAMNKAWFWTLGGYDPHLDIRGAEQFEISFKIWLCGGQILDAPCSRVAHIYREFIPYSSSVKAYGDYLSRNHKRVVEVWMDEYKQYAYKMKPSFKRVDAGNISQQLALRKKLRCKSFRWFLEEVAFDVVQYYPIDEGK